In Alteromonas sp. RKMC-009, the genomic stretch ACAACGTATAAAGAGCATGAAAAAGTGCCCCGTGTAGAGCAGGTCGCGTCGACAGCCTGTGCGGTAATGGCCATGCAAATGGCTGCTCAGGCGCAAGGATTTAACGGAATATGGCGGACCGGCGCCTACGCCCATTGTGAGCTGGTAAGAAAGGCATTGTCGTTAAATGAAGAAGATGAAATAGCTGGATTTTTATATTTAGGCACACCGGCAATCGATACGCCGCCGGTAATTCGTCCGGACAGCACGCCGTTTTTCACTTACTGGCGCTGATCGTTTCAATCCTGACCGGCGTTGACCGCATCAGTGATAAGCACAAAGCAAAAGGCCGGCAACATTGCCGGCCTTCCTGTATCCGTTGAACGGACATTAAATTGAGTCAGTATTAATCTACCTGAACAATTTTCAGCGCGTTGGTCGCACCGATTTTTTCCATTTCATCGCCGTAAGTCATGATCACACTGTCACCTTCTTTCACCAGACCGATGGCTTTTAGTGCTGCCATGGTGTCGTGTTTCAGCTGACCCGGTTCACTGTCGCGGGAATCAAAGAATACCGGCTTCACACCACGGTAAAGTGCCATTGCATTAAGCGTGGCTTCGTGACGTGACATAGCTATGATAGGTAAACCGGTGGTAATACGTGACATCAGCTTAGGCGTATTACCACTTTCAGTTAATGCAACAATAGCTTTGATGCTTGGCAGGTGGTTAGCAGCATAAACTGCAGACAACGCCACTGTTTCACTGACCGTAGAGAACACTGTATCCATTCTGTGCTTGGACAGTTTAACACTGGGGTGTGTTTCTGCACCTTCACAAACCCGTGCCATAGCTCTCACTGTTTCAACAGGGTAATTACCGGCAGCAGTTTCCGCCGATAACATCACTGCATCCGTACCGTCCAGTACGGCGTTCGCCACGTCCATCACTTCTGCACGGGTTGGCATCGGGCTGGTGATCATTGATTCCATCATCTGCGTGGCAGTAATGACAACTTTATTCAGTTGACGAGAGCGGGCAATCAGTTTCTTCTGAACACCTACCAGCTCTGCATCACCGATCTCCACACCCAGGTCACCACGGGCAACCATAACGGCGTCAGATGCACTGATGATATCGTCAATGGCTTCATCAGTAGCAACGGCTTCAGCACGTTCTACTTTGGCACAGATTAGTGCTTCACAACCGGCTTCGCGGGCCAGCTCACGGGCATAGTTCAGGTCTGCACCTGAACGGGGAAAGGAGACTGCCAGATAATCAACGCCGATTTTAGCGGCAGTTTTAATATCTTCTTTGTCTTTCGCAGTCAGAGCTTCGG encodes the following:
- the pyk gene encoding pyruvate kinase, with protein sequence MTRRTKILATLGPATDTIERIEAIIAAGANTVRMNFSHGQAEDHIERAKKVRQAAKNLNKYVAILGDLQGPKIRVARFKEGAVNLDVGAPFTLDAEMAKDDGDVNAVGIDYKALPDDVNTGDILLLDDGRIQLEVTEVAGRKVHTKVTVGGKLSNNKGINRQGGGLSAEALTAKDKEDIKTAAKIGVDYLAVSFPRSGADLNYARELAREAGCEALICAKVERAEAVATDEAIDDIISASDAVMVARGDLGVEIGDAELVGVQKKLIARSRQLNKVVITATQMMESMITSPMPTRAEVMDVANAVLDGTDAVMLSAETAAGNYPVETVRAMARVCEGAETHPSVKLSKHRMDTVFSTVSETVALSAVYAANHLPSIKAIVALTESGNTPKLMSRITTGLPIIAMSRHEATLNAMALYRGVKPVFFDSRDSEPGQLKHDTMAALKAIGLVKEGDSVIMTYGDEMEKIGATNALKIVQVD